In the genome of cyanobacterium endosymbiont of Braarudosphaera bigelowii, one region contains:
- a CDS encoding ribose-phosphate pyrophosphokinase produces MSSSSDNNRLRLFCGSSNIALAQEIASYLGMDIGPMVRKRFADGELYVQIQESIRGCDVYLIQPCCNPVNDHFMELLIMIDACRRASARQITAVIPYYGYARADRKTAGRESITAKLVANLITEAGAHRVLSMDLHSAQIQGYFDIPFDHIYSTPVLLDYFSTKDLSDLVIVSPDVGGVARARAFAKKLDDAPLAIIDKRRQSHNVAEVMNIIGDVKDKTAVLVDDMIDTAGTITKGANLLREEGARRVYACATHAVFSGPAISRLSSGVLEEVIVTNTIPIPEENCFEQLTVLSVANLLGEAIWRVHEDTSVSSMFR; encoded by the coding sequence ATGTCGTCATCGTCAGACAATAATCGTCTAAGACTTTTTTGTGGATCGTCTAACATTGCTCTAGCCCAAGAAATTGCTAGTTATCTAGGAATGGACATTGGACCTATGGTTCGTAAGCGATTCGCCGATGGTGAATTATACGTCCAAATTCAAGAATCAATTCGAGGATGCGATGTTTATTTAATACAACCTTGTTGTAACCCTGTTAATGATCATTTTATGGAGTTACTAATTATGATTGATGCTTGTCGAAGAGCATCTGCGCGTCAGATTACCGCTGTAATCCCTTACTATGGTTATGCTAGAGCCGATAGAAAAACAGCGGGACGTGAATCTATCACAGCAAAACTGGTAGCTAATCTAATAACAGAAGCAGGTGCTCATCGAGTTTTATCTATGGATTTACATTCTGCCCAAATACAAGGTTACTTTGATATACCTTTTGATCATATATATAGTACCCCAGTATTATTGGACTATTTTTCTACAAAGGATTTATCTGATCTTGTAATTGTTTCTCCAGATGTTGGAGGTGTTGCTAGAGCCAGAGCATTTGCTAAAAAACTTGATGACGCTCCATTAGCAATCATCGATAAACGTCGCCAATCTCATAATGTAGCTGAAGTTATGAATATTATTGGGGACGTTAAAGATAAAACAGCTGTTTTAGTTGATGACATGATTGATACAGCCGGAACAATTACGAAGGGAGCAAATTTACTTCGAGAAGAGGGTGCGAGAAGAGTTTATGCCTGTGCTACTCATGCTGTATTTTCTGGTCCCGCTATTTCTCGACTTTCAAGTGGTGTTCTAGAGGAAGTAATAGTTACAAATACGATTCCAATTCCTGAGGAAAATTGTTTTGAACAGCTTACTGTACTATCTGTAGCTAACTTATTAGGAGAAGCTATTTGGCGTGTTCATGAAGATACATCTGTAAGCAGTATGTTTCGTTAA